One part of the Eulemur rufifrons isolate Redbay chromosome 16, OSU_ERuf_1, whole genome shotgun sequence genome encodes these proteins:
- the WNT1 gene encoding proto-oncogene Wnt-1 produces the protein MGRWALLPGWVSATLLLALAALPAALAANSSGRWWGIVNVASSTNLLTDSKSLQLVLEPSLQLLSRKQRRLIRQNPGILHSVSGGLQSAVRECKWQFRNRRWNCPTAPGPHLFGKIVNRGCRETAFIFAITSAGVTHSVARSCSEGSIESCTCDYRRRGPGGPDWHWGGCSDNIDFGRLFGREFVDSGEKGRDLRFLMNLHNNEAGRTTVFSEMRQECKCHGMSGSCTVRTCWMRLPTLRAVGDVLRDRFDGASRVLYGNRGSNRASRAELLRLEPEDPAHKPPSPHDLVYFEKSPNFCTYSGRLGTAGTAGRACNSSSPALDGCELLCCGRGHRTRTQRVTERCNCTFHWCCHVSCRNCTHTRVLHECL, from the exons ATGGGGCGCTGGGCGCTGCTGCCCGGCTGGGTTTCTGCTACGCTTCTGCTGGCACTGGCCGCTCTGCCCGCAGCCTTGGCTGCCAACAGCAGTGGCCGATGGTG GGGCATCGTGAACGTAGCCTCCTCCACGAACCTGCTGACCGACTCCAAAAGTCTGCAGCTGGTGCTCGAGCCCAGTCTGCAGCTGCTGAGCCGCAAACAGAGGCGTCTGATCCGCCAGAACCCGGGTATCCTGCACAGCGTGAGCGGGGGTCTGCAGAGCGCCGTGCGCGAGTGCAAATGGCAGTTCCGGAATCGCCGCTGGAACTGCCCCACTGCTCCAGGGCCCCACCTCTTCGGCAAGATTGTCAACCGAG GCTGTCGGGAAACGGCTTTTATCTTCGCCATCACCTCCGCCGGGGTCACCCATTCGGTGGCCCGCTCCTGCTCAGAGGGGTCCATTGAGTCCTGCACGTGTGATTACCGGCGACGCGGCCCTGGGGGCCCTGATTGGCACTGGGGGGGCTGCAGCGACAACATTGACTTCGGCCGCCTCTTCGGCCGGGAGTTCGTGGACTCCGGAGAGAAAGGGCGGGACCTGCGCTTCCTCATGAACCTTCACAACAATGAGGCGGGCCGCACG accGTTTTCTCCGAGATGCGGCAGGAGTGCAAATGCCATGGAATGTCTGGCTCGTGCACGGTGCGCACGTGCTGGATGCGGCTGCCCACGCTGCGTGCCGTGGGCGACGTGTTGCGCGACCGCTTCGACGGTGCCTCGCGCGTCCTCTACGGCAACCGCGGCAGCAACCGCGCTTCGCGGGCGGAGCTGCTGCGCCTAGAGCCTGAAGACCCGGCCCACAAGCCTCCCTCCCCACACGACCTCGTCTACTTCGAGAAATCACCGAACTTCTGCACGTACAGCGGACGCCTGGGTACAGCGGGCACGGCAGGGCGCGCCTGTAACAGCTCGTCGCCCGCGCTGGACGGCTGCGAGCTGCTCTGCTGTGGCCGGGGCCACCGCACGCGCACGCAGCGCGTCACTGAGCGCTGCAACTGCACGTTCCACTGGTGCTGCCACGTCAGCTGTCGCAATTGCACGCACACGCGCGTACTGCACGAGTGTCTGTAA
- the DDN gene encoding dendrin has translation MLDGPLFSEGPDSPQELQDEESGSCLWVQKSKLLVIEVKTISCHYSRRAPSQQPMDFQASHWARGPQSRTCGPRPGSPEPPPRRPWASRVLQEATNWRAGSLAEVRAREQEKRKAASQEREAKETERKRRKAGGARRSPPGRPRLEPRNAPRAAQPARLLAPSLPERPGPAGRAPRPSAQPQSDPGSAWAGPRGGRRPGPPSYEAHLLLRGSAGTAPRRRWDRPPPYVAPPSYEGPHRTLGTKRGPELSQAPTSSTPTPTPARTEGGRTKKRLDPRIYRDVLGAWGLRQGQGLLGGSPGCGAARARPDPGKGTAEKSLGPAAAGLNSGSYSHSQAKATGSPGTVTAPPGSATATPSPPRPAPRARHYLKGSREGKEGREPIWFPKCWISSPKKQPPRHSQTLPRPWAPGGTGWRESLGHREGVGPESLKGWKATRRAHTLPRSSRGPARGEGVFVIDATCVVIRSQYVPTPQTQQVQILPSGVPRVVGDAPSQPKAGKEEGEGGTVFSSPCEKLLLNSRLLHQPGGGRGCEAEGGKPEDSSLEERASRILGLPVGEVSLRDAPTQPGSPEHQALGPAALGGAGRAEGSEVAAVQWRAGRGWARNPGPYAGALREAVSRIRRHTAPDSDTDEAEELSVHSSSYDGSDTEAPGASWRNERTLPGLGSSQPQEGGKTAELSDSIREILDVISQTEEALFRARDTKETPQGNREKQ, from the exons atgcTGGATGGCCCGCTATTCTCCGAGGGGCCCGACAGCCCCCAGGAGCTCCAGGATGAGGAGTCTGGCAGCTGCCTCTGGGTGCAGAAGTCCAAGCTTTTGGTGATCGAAGTGAAGACTATTTCCTGTCATTATAGTCGCCGCGCCCCTTCTCAACAGCCCATGGACTTCCAGGCCAGCCACTGGGCTCGCGGGCCCCAGAGCCGCAC GTGTGGGCCGCGCCCGGGATCCCCTGAGCCGCCGCCCCGCCGGCCCTGGGCCTCCAGGGTGCTGCAGGAGGCGACCAACTGGCGGGCGGGGTCCCTGGCCGAGGTCCGAGCCCGggagcaagagaaaaggaaagcgGCGTCGCAGGAGCGGGAGGCCAAGGAGACCGAGCGAAAAAGGCGCAAGGCTGGTGGGGCCCGACGGAGCCCCCCGGGTCGGCCCCGCCTAGAGCCCCGCAACGCCCCTCGGGCGGCTCAGCCTGCAAGGCTGCTAGCTCCCTCACTGCCGGAGCGTCCCGGGCCAGCGGGGCGAGCGCCCCGTCCATCCGCGCAGCCGCAGAGCGACCCAGGGTCAGCGTGGGCGGGGCCCCGGGGAGGTCGGCGGCCGGGGCCCCCCAGCTACGAGGCTCACCTGCTGCTGAGAGGCTCTGCTGGGACCGCCCCGCGACGCCGCTGGGACCGACCGCCACCCTACGTGGCTCCACCTTCTTACGAAGGCCCTCACAGGACCTTGGGGACTAAGCGAGGCCCCGAGCTCTCCCAGGCGCCCACTTCatcaaccccaactccaacccccgCCAGGACAGAGGGAGGGCGCACAAAGAAGAGGTTGGATCCTCGGATCTACCGGGACGTCCTCGGGGCTTGGGGTCTCCGGCAGGGGCAGGGTCTCTTGGGGGGATCCCCAGGCTGTGGAGCGGCCAGAGCAAGGCCAGATCCCGGCAAGGGGACCGCGGAGAAAAGCCTGGGGCCGGCTGCTGCTGGCCTGAACAGTGGTAGCTACAGCCATTCCCAAGCCAAAGCTACAGGGAGTCCAGGCACTGTGACAGCTCCACCAGGGTCTGCAACTGCTACTCCCAGCCCCCCGCGTCCCGCTCCCAGGGCCAGGCACTATCTCAAGGGctcaagggaagggaaagaaggaagagaaccGATCTGGTTCCCCAAATGCTGGATTTCTTCCCCTAAAAAGCAGCCGCCCAGGCATAGCCAGACACTCCCCAGACCTTGGGCTCCAGGAGGCACGGGATGGAGAGAGTCCCTGGGTCATAGGGAGGGTGTAGGACCCGAGTCCCTGAAGGGTTGGAAGGCTACCCGCCGCGCCCACACCTTGCCCCGCAGTTCCCGGGGGCCGGCTCGTGGAGAAGGCGTCTTTGTCATTGACGCCACGTGCGTGGTGATACGATCCCAGTATGTTCCGacaccccaaacccagcaggtGCAGATTTTGCCCTCTGGAGTGCCGCGTGTTGTGGGAGATGCCCCCAGCCAACCGAAGGCCGGTAAGGAGGAGGGCGAGGGGGGCACGGTCTTTTCCTCCCCTTGCGAAAAGCTGCTATTGAACAGTCGCCTTTTACACCAGCCCGGTGGGGGGCGCGGGTGCGAAGCAGAGGGCGGGAAGCCGGAGGATTCCTCACTAGAGGAGCGCGCCTCCCGCATCTTGGGGCTCCCAGTCGGTGAAGTAAGCCTGCGGGACGCCCCCACGCAGCCAGGTAGCCCAGAGCACCAAGCCTTAGGCCCAGCAGCTTTGGGAGGCGCGGGCAGAGCGGAGGGCTCGGAAGTGGCGGCGGTCCAGTGGCGCGCTGGCCGGGGCTGGGCGCGGAATCCAGGGCCCTACGCCGGGGCCCTGCGGGAAGCCGTGTCCCGCATCCGCCGCCACACCGCCCCGGACTCAGACACCGACGAAGCTGAGGAGCTCAGCGTCCATAGCAGCTCCTATGATGGAAGCGACACAGAAGCCCCGGGCGCCTCCTGGCGGAATGAGAGGACCCTGCCCGGGCTTGGGAGCAGCCAGCCCCAGGAAGGTGGGAAGACAGCTGAGCTGAGCGACAGTATCCGGGAGATTTTAGATGTCATCAGCCAAACCGAGGAGGCCCTCTTCCGGGCGAGGGACACCAAGGAGACCCCACAGGGAAATAGGGAGAAGCAGTGA